The DNA window CCTTGCTGACCCCAGCCGAGACGGGTCCAGCGACCTCCCAGGTCGTCCGCGAGCACGGCGAGAAGGTGGCACCGATCGTCGAGACGCTGCTGCACGAGCTGGATCCAGAGCTGTTGGCCCAGGAGGCTGCGCTGTCACAGATCCAGCGAGAGTTCTGCGACATGGCCGTCGGCGCCTGCAAAGCTGCCTGGGGTTGAGGGCTCCTCGGTCCGTTCGAGGTTCTGCGGGGCCCAGCGCAGCGTGAACGAGGGGGCGCTCGGGGGGGACGGGGCTCGGGTCCTCCCGCCGATTCGCACCTGGTAGGGGGCTCGACTCGGCGGGGAGGTGGGAGGCAAGACCGTGAGGGGTGGGTGATCTGAGGGCCGGTGCTCAGAGTCGGCGGGGCCCCCCCGAACCCCGTCCCCCCCGAGCGCCCCCTCGTCCACGCAGCTTCCCCTCAGAACTCGACGTCCTCGCCACTGAAGGGCCGGGCTTTCCGGGCGTCCAACCTGACGACCGACAGAGCCTCGCCGGATGTGGACGAACAACCATCCACGCTGGCTAAACAGGCGCCGAGCGGGGTGTATCGCTCTGCGGCGTGGGGGGCCCCGTGCGCCGGAGCGCCGGCCCGCAGGTCACCCACCCCTCACAGTCTTGGCTCTTCTCTTCCAGTCACGTCGAGCCTTCTACAAGGCGCGACTCGCACGGGGGAACCACGCCGCAGAGCGATACACCCCGCTCGGTGCCCCTTGGGAGGCGTCAGGGGGACTTGATCGGGGTGACCGTCTCGCCGGCGATCTCGAGGACGGCGGGACGACCGCCGTAGTAGGCCGACATGCCCACGTCGACGCGCCACACGCGCCCATCGCAACCAGGGGCGATGCCCTCCTTGTGGACCGTGTGACCGATGACCATCCGCTTGGCGCCGAGGCCCTCGAGGGCGCGACCGAGCACTTCGCAGTCGTCGGGGCCGAGGTCCTTGCCGCCGTAGCGACGGGTCCACACGGGGCCGTCTTCGGCGAGCACGGCAGCGGGAGGGGAGGCGGATTGACCTTCGAGCCAGGCGGAGGTCTCGCGGTTCATCTTGCCGATGCCGTAGCGAACGTGGGCGGGGAGCACGCCAGCGTGGACGAAGACGGTGTCTCCGACCATCAGGATGACCTTGCGATCGGCGATTTTCCGGGCGTAAGGGCCGCCTGGCATGAAGGCGGCGGCGCGGGCGCGGGCCATGGGGGGCATCATGGAGAGGCGCGGGTGCGACAGGTCGAGGCCGCCGATCCCCTCGAAGTCACGGAAGGCGCCTTCGGTGACGTAGCGCAGGTCGCCCTGTGCGTTCATCAGCTCGTGGTTGCCGTTCAGTGCGTGAACGGCGCCGCCGGCGGCGCGGGCTTCTTCGGCGAGGCGCTCGAACAGATCGAGGATTGCGCGGTCGTGATCGCCGCGATCGACCTGATCGCCGTTCTGCACGAGGGTGAGGGTGCCGCCGATCCAGTGATCCTTGTCGTCGATGGCGCCTGCCAGGCGAAGGGCGGCGCGGGTCGCGGCCAGGTCGCCGTGGAGATCGCCGAGGGCGATCAGGCGGGGGACTGCGGGGAGAGCGAAGGCGCTGCGGTCTTCGGCCGGTGGGGGAGCGGCGGAGGCGGACGACGCTGGTTGCGGGGTGACGCTCGGCTTGGGGGAGGCCGCGGGCGCGCGCCGATCGCTGTCGCAGCCCAGCAAGGCCAGCGCACAGAGCAGGGAAAGGCGTGCTGCGGTGCGGATCAAGACGGGAGCTTCGCGGAGAGGAAGGCGGTGAGCTTGATCAGGTTCTTCTCGTCGCGCCCGAAGGACGGAGCCGCGTAGCTCAGCGACCAGCCGTGGACTTCGTGCAGAAAACTCGACCGGATGGTCTCGTCGCTCAGGATCTCGTCGACGGTGCGGCCGCGGGCGGCGCTCCGGCCCAGGCTCTTCACGTAGTTCACGAGCCGCGGGTAATCCTTGCCGAGCAGCTCGGCGATCAGCTTGGTGTCGCCGGAGAGGCGGGACAGCACGGCGGCGCGTTGACCCGCTTCGGGGCTCGCCTCGAGGGAGAGGGAGGCCGCGACCCGCAGCACGAAGGCGTCGTCGAGGAAGCCGAGGTCTTCGATGCCGTCGGGGATGAGGTCCAGGGACTTGAAGAGGTAATTCAGGCTGCCGGCGACGTGGCGGCGTGCTGGCTCGGCGACCTCTGCGCTGGAGAGCAGCTCGCCGAGTTCCAGGGCATCGGAGGCGAGGGTGCGGAGCCAGTCAGGGAACGTGTCGAGGCAGCGCGTCTGGAACTCGGTCATGGGAATCTCCTGCGGGACGGCGAAGACTAGTCGCACCCGAGCGGCCGCGTCCAGCGAGGGCCGGCTGGGCTGCCCTCCCAGGCGCCCGCTTCGGCGCCGAAGGAGCCTGCTTCAGGGCGGGAGCCTGCTTCAGGGCGGGATTCTGCTTCAGGGGGAGGGGACCTGGGTCGCAGGAGACGTCGTGGGGGAGTGGGCTGGACGCCAGCCGAGCACCCGCAGCGCGTTGAGCGAGAAGATCTTGAGCACGTCCTCGCGAGGCATCCCGCGGGCGCGCAGCTTTCTGGCGAGCGCGGGCAGCGCGGCGGCGTCTTCGAGGCCGGAGGGGACGGTGATCCCGCCATCGTAATCCGAGCCGATGGCCACGTGATCGAGGCCGGCGACCTTCACCATGTGGTCGAGCTGTTTCACCACGTCGTCGAGCGTCGCCTCGCGCTCACCCGTGACGAAGAAGGCGTGGAAGTTCAGGCCGGTGACACCGCCGCTGCGCGCGATCTCGCGGAGCTGCTCGTCGGT is part of the Chondromyces crocatus genome and encodes:
- a CDS encoding metallophosphoesterase; translation: MIRTAARLSLLCALALLGCDSDRRAPAASPKPSVTPQPASSASAAPPPAEDRSAFALPAVPRLIALGDLHGDLAATRAALRLAGAIDDKDHWIGGTLTLVQNGDQVDRGDHDRAILDLFERLAEEARAAGGAVHALNGNHELMNAQGDLRYVTEGAFRDFEGIGGLDLSHPRLSMMPPMARARAAAFMPGGPYARKIADRKVILMVGDTVFVHAGVLPAHVRYGIGKMNRETSAWLEGQSASPPAAVLAEDGPVWTRRYGGKDLGPDDCEVLGRALEGLGAKRMVIGHTVHKEGIAPGCDGRVWRVDVGMSAYYGGRPAVLEIAGETVTPIKSP
- a CDS encoding YkvA family protein codes for the protein MTEFQTRCLDTFPDWLRTLASDALELGELLSSAEVAEPARRHVAGSLNYLFKSLDLIPDGIEDLGFLDDAFVLRVAASLSLEASPEAGQRAAVLSRLSGDTKLIAELLGKDYPRLVNYVKSLGRSAARGRTVDEILSDETIRSSFLHEVHGWSLSYAAPSFGRDEKNLIKLTAFLSAKLPS